A genome region from Flavobacterium sp. includes the following:
- the yiaA gene encoding inner membrane protein YiaA, protein MEPLKSNELNNNSESNNTRLNNGYSPLKPSAAFVGASWMTLIIGMASYCIGLYNSGMAYNEKGYYFTILLFGLFSVISVQKSVRDRLEGIPVTDLYYSISWFSTIASIVLLIIGLWNAELLLSEKGFFGMSFVLGLFSALAVQKNTRDLKQFESANI, encoded by the coding sequence ATGGAACCGCTAAAATCAAATGAATTAAACAACAATTCAGAATCAAACAACACAAGATTAAATAATGGATATAGTCCTTTAAAGCCGAGCGCCGCTTTCGTAGGCGCATCCTGGATGACCTTAATTATAGGAATGGCTTCTTATTGTATTGGTCTATATAATTCGGGCATGGCTTACAATGAAAAAGGGTATTATTTTACAATTCTCCTTTTCGGACTTTTCTCTGTAATATCGGTACAAAAAAGCGTACGAGACAGATTAGAAGGTATACCTGTAACTGATTTGTATTACAGTATAAGCTGGTTTAGTACTATTGCATCTATAGTATTGTTAATAATTGGTCTTTGGAATGCTGAGTTATTACTGAGTGAAAAAGGATTTTTCGGAATGTCATTTGTATTAGGATTGTTTTCTGCTCTTGCCGTCCAAAAAAACACAAGAGATCTTAAGCAATTTGAATCGGCTAATATATAA
- a CDS encoding AraC family transcriptional regulator, whose protein sequence is MESKKDQTLSKPKLVQNFYFEDNVESEAFVSDHIFSYIISGRHEVWIGHKKYIFTAGDYRFFKRNQLTKSVKHTESDGFKSVAVHFDQNTLMEISEKIDFKSERFHGEGVKSVKANNVLKKATAALSEYAQKKDIDTETLRIKIKELVLILADIDSEIKQMLFEFSDPGKLDLEGFMNGHYRYNVPLEKFAFLTGRSLSGFKRDFARLFKITPSRWLTKKRLSEAKYLIESCRQRPSEFYLEIGFTNMSHFSYAYKKEFGASPLQKKRITNYR, encoded by the coding sequence ATGGAATCAAAAAAAGATCAAACTCTTTCAAAACCAAAGCTCGTACAAAACTTCTATTTTGAAGATAATGTTGAAAGTGAAGCCTTTGTGTCTGATCACATATTTAGCTATATCATAAGCGGCCGGCACGAGGTATGGATAGGACATAAGAAATATATTTTTACCGCAGGTGATTATCGCTTCTTCAAAAGAAATCAATTGACAAAGTCTGTTAAACACACTGAATCGGATGGATTTAAGTCTGTAGCAGTTCATTTTGACCAAAATACGCTTATGGAAATTTCGGAAAAAATCGACTTCAAATCAGAGCGATTTCATGGAGAAGGTGTTAAGTCTGTTAAAGCCAATAATGTTTTGAAAAAAGCAACAGCAGCACTAAGTGAATATGCTCAAAAAAAAGATATTGATACTGAAACTTTACGAATTAAAATTAAGGAACTCGTTTTAATACTGGCAGATATTGATTCCGAAATTAAGCAAATGCTATTTGAATTTAGTGATCCCGGAAAACTGGATTTAGAAGGATTTATGAATGGTCATTACCGATATAATGTCCCATTAGAAAAATTTGCTTTTCTTACAGGACGCAGTTTATCAGGTTTTAAAAGAGATTTTGCAAGATTATTTAAGATTACTCCAAGCAGATGGCTTACCAAAAAACGACTTTCTGAAGCAAAATATTTAATAGAAAGCTGCAGGCAGCGTCCAAGTGAATTCTATTTAGAAATAGGTTTTACTAATATGTCTCATTTTTCATATGCGTATAAAAAAGAATTTGGTGCATCACCATTACAAAAAAAAAGAATAACTAATTACAGATAA
- a CDS encoding SDR family NAD(P)-dependent oxidoreductase, with the protein MDLKLKGKRALVTGSSSGLGESIVKMLANEGATVIVHGRNEERAKAIYEEIISNGGMAEIAIGDLSTDNGADEVASAALKNGQIDILINNAGATSHKSWGEATTSDWSEIYNNNVVSYVRMIQRIVPQMKTLGWGRVIHIGGGLGIQPIKEQPHYNATLAARHNLSISLARSLQETGITSNVVSPGAIINPMVEDWLVNAAPKFNWGTDLDEIKSKAVQQLIPNDTGRFGEPEEIAGAVAYLCSTYANYISGATIRVDGGTIKCM; encoded by the coding sequence ATGGATTTAAAATTAAAAGGAAAAAGAGCACTAGTAACCGGTTCAAGTTCTGGGCTTGGAGAATCAATAGTAAAAATGCTGGCAAATGAAGGCGCGACTGTTATAGTTCATGGTAGAAATGAAGAACGTGCCAAAGCTATATATGAGGAAATTATTAGCAATGGCGGAATGGCTGAAATAGCGATAGGTGATCTTAGTACAGATAACGGAGCTGATGAGGTTGCTTCTGCAGCGCTTAAAAATGGACAGATCGATATTTTAATTAATAACGCAGGCGCTACATCACATAAATCATGGGGTGAAGCAACAACATCAGATTGGAGTGAAATTTATAATAATAATGTCGTTTCATACGTAAGGATGATTCAGCGTATAGTGCCACAAATGAAAACATTAGGCTGGGGTAGAGTAATTCATATAGGTGGAGGTCTTGGTATACAGCCTATTAAAGAGCAGCCACATTATAACGCGACTCTCGCAGCAAGACACAACCTTTCAATTTCACTTGCGAGATCATTGCAAGAAACCGGAATAACTTCAAATGTAGTATCTCCCGGGGCAATCATAAATCCTATGGTAGAAGACTGGCTTGTAAATGCGGCACCTAAATTTAACTGGGGAACTGATTTAGATGAGATAAAATCTAAGGCTGTACAGCAGTTAATTCCAAATGATACAGGAAGATTTGGAGAACCAGAAGAAATTGCAGGAGCAGTTGCTTATCTGTGCAGTACTTATGCTAATTACATTAGTGGTGCTACTATTAGAGTAGATGGCGGTACGATTAAGTGTATGTAA